From Calditrichota bacterium, one genomic window encodes:
- a CDS encoding carbon-nitrogen hydrolase family protein, with product MKIALVQQKATENREVNRKKGIQAVEEAAKNGAEIVAFAELAFERFYPQLKASSETLALSEPVDGETVRRFQELARTLKIVIVLNIFEKAGNKTFDTSPVIDTDGKILGKTQMVHITDYEYFHERGYYAPGEFGAPVYNTAYGKIGVAICYDRHYPEYMRALALNGAEIVFIPQAGSIGEWPDGLYEAEMRVAAFQNGYFTALCNRVGKEEKLTFAGESFVCNPAGEVIARAGMGTEEILYADINLDEIKDSNAHKLFLRDRRPELYAEWFSHK from the coding sequence ATGAAGATCGCTTTAGTTCAACAAAAAGCAACGGAAAACAGAGAGGTAAATCGAAAAAAAGGAATTCAAGCTGTGGAAGAAGCTGCCAAAAATGGCGCTGAAATTGTTGCCTTTGCAGAGTTAGCTTTCGAACGTTTCTATCCTCAACTAAAAGCGTCCTCCGAGACATTGGCCTTATCAGAACCGGTAGATGGTGAAACTGTAAGGCGCTTCCAGGAGTTGGCCCGGACACTTAAAATAGTTATTGTTTTAAATATTTTTGAAAAAGCAGGTAATAAAACCTTTGATACATCACCCGTAATTGATACAGATGGAAAAATTCTTGGCAAAACCCAAATGGTGCACATAACAGATTATGAATATTTTCATGAAAGAGGGTATTACGCACCAGGTGAATTTGGAGCGCCAGTTTATAATACAGCCTACGGCAAAATTGGTGTTGCCATTTGTTACGATCGCCATTATCCTGAATATATGCGCGCCCTGGCCTTAAATGGTGCTGAGATTGTTTTTATACCACAGGCCGGTTCCATTGGAGAATGGCCGGATGGTTTGTACGAAGCAGAAATGCGCGTGGCAGCTTTTCAAAATGGTTATTTTACTGCTTTGTGCAACAGGGTTGGTAAAGAGGAAAAACTTACTTTCGCAGGAGAGTCATTTGTATGCAATCCGGCAGGAGAAGTGATTGCCAGGGCAGGAATGGGGACAGAAGAAATTTTATATGCGGATATTAACCTGGATGAAATAAAAGACTCCAATGCTCACAAACTTTTTTTAAGGGACCGCAGACCGGAGTTGTATGCCGAATGGTTTTCACATAAATAA
- a CDS encoding HAD family hydrolase, whose product MNISKFKHIIWDWNGTLLDDAWLCVDIMNLILKEHNLPEMTLDHYKSIFDFPVISYYEKLGFNFNKTTFKEVGTQFIHTYESRRNECMLHSSAKNSLKMVAKAGISQSVLSASKHSYLVKALSDNHIFNYFSAINGLDNHNAFGKEDIAQDWIKGSGLNEEDILLIGDTVHDLEVAKAINVKAILVAQGHQTKGKLLDAGATVIESLDELCF is encoded by the coding sequence ATGAATATATCAAAGTTTAAACACATTATTTGGGATTGGAACGGCACTTTGCTTGATGATGCCTGGCTATGCGTAGATATTATGAACTTAATTTTAAAAGAGCATAACCTTCCTGAAATGACGCTTGATCATTATAAATCCATTTTCGATTTTCCTGTAATCAGTTATTATGAAAAACTTGGTTTCAACTTCAATAAAACAACTTTTAAAGAAGTAGGAACACAGTTTATTCATACATATGAATCGCGTAGAAATGAATGTATGCTTCATAGTAGTGCAAAAAATTCTTTGAAAATGGTAGCAAAGGCCGGTATTTCACAATCAGTTTTATCAGCTTCTAAGCATAGTTATTTAGTTAAGGCTTTGTCGGATAATCATATTTTTAATTATTTTTCTGCGATAAATGGGCTTGACAATCATAATGCATTTGGCAAAGAAGATATTGCTCAAGATTGGATAAAAGGTTCAGGTTTGAATGAGGAAGATATTTTGTTGATTGGAGATACGGTTCATGATTTGGAAGTTGCCAAAGCGATAAATGTAAAAGCAATTTTAGTTGCTCAAGGACACCAAACAAAAGGAAAACTTTTAGATGCAGGCGCGACAGTTATTGAATCATTAGACGAATTGTGTTTTTGA